The following coding sequences lie in one Tichowtungia aerotolerans genomic window:
- a CDS encoding GNAT family N-acetyltransferase, producing MNSLSVRLAVPADLPALELIEIRCFRGSRRASRRSLRRSLVSPAQSVWLAVVSHEGRRLVAGAMILHHHARSIRIYSLAVLPAFRGSGAGRRLVRRAVLVARRNGCRAVTLEADRRNRVLTGWYERLGFEIVRVLKDYYSPGRHAVRMHRVLKQDQKSESVCGRS from the coding sequence ATGAATTCATTGAGCGTACGTTTGGCGGTGCCGGCGGATTTGCCGGCACTTGAGCTGATTGAAATCCGCTGTTTCCGAGGCAGCCGCCGGGCTTCCCGGAGGTCGCTGAGGCGCAGCCTGGTCAGTCCTGCACAAAGTGTTTGGTTGGCGGTTGTGTCGCACGAAGGACGGCGGCTGGTTGCGGGTGCGATGATCCTGCATCATCACGCCCGCTCCATTCGTATTTATTCGCTGGCGGTTCTGCCGGCATTTCGCGGCAGCGGTGCGGGACGTCGCCTGGTGCGGCGCGCGGTTCTGGTGGCCCGCAGGAACGGCTGCCGGGCAGTGACGCTCGAGGCGGATCGCCGAAACCGGGTTTTGACCGGCTGGTATGAACGGCTCGGGTTTGAGATCGTTCGTGTTTTGAAGGATTATTATTCTCCGGGGCGCCACGCGGTCCGGATGCACAGGGTCCTGAAGCAGGACCAGAAAAGCGAGAGTGTCTGTGGCCGTTCGTAA
- the kamA gene encoding lysine 2,3-aminomutase yields the protein MSPSPIYSEQQQELAEQIDENTTLGNWKDWKWQLQHSIRDIATFEKLLDVEFTPEERKSLEETVDKFPLSVTPYYLSLIDREDFRNDPVFKQSIPCPSELIIGEHDMADPLHEDADSPAPGITHRYPDRVLFHISNVCSMYCRHCTRKRKVGDQDFIPNKETIEAGLEYIRNTPQVRDVLLSGGDPLMLSDDYLDWILTEVGKIKHVEVIRIGTRMPVVLPYRITHDLVQMLKKHQPLWINTHFNHPREITTSSRSALQMLADGGFPLGNQTVLLAGVNDCPRIIKTLVHKLVQNRVRPYYIYQCDLSEGLTHFRTPVSKGIEIIESLIGHTSGFSVPTYVVDAPGGGGKIPVMPNYLISWSTHKVILRNYEGVITSYQEPDSYEPIFCDRKCDNCQLTLKLDDADEYQSIGIEKLLSYDDKAISLVPSGNERYNRRDEAPDSVHA from the coding sequence ATGAGCCCGAGCCCCATCTATAGCGAACAACAGCAGGAACTGGCCGAACAGATCGACGAAAACACAACCCTCGGCAACTGGAAAGACTGGAAGTGGCAGCTCCAGCACTCGATCCGGGACATCGCCACGTTCGAAAAACTGCTGGATGTTGAATTCACCCCTGAAGAGCGCAAATCGCTCGAAGAAACCGTCGATAAATTTCCGCTGAGCGTCACGCCCTATTACCTCTCTCTGATCGACCGCGAAGACTTCCGCAACGATCCGGTCTTCAAACAGAGCATCCCGTGCCCGAGCGAACTGATCATCGGCGAACACGACATGGCCGACCCGCTGCACGAAGATGCCGACAGCCCGGCACCGGGCATCACCCACCGCTATCCCGACCGCGTGCTGTTTCACATCAGCAACGTCTGTTCGATGTACTGCCGCCACTGCACCCGCAAGCGCAAAGTCGGCGATCAGGATTTCATCCCCAACAAGGAAACCATCGAAGCCGGACTCGAGTATATCCGCAACACGCCGCAGGTTCGCGACGTCCTGCTTTCCGGCGGCGACCCGCTGATGCTCTCCGATGATTATCTGGACTGGATTCTCACCGAAGTCGGAAAAATCAAGCATGTCGAGGTCATCCGCATCGGAACCCGCATGCCGGTGGTCCTGCCCTACCGCATCACACACGATCTGGTTCAAATGCTCAAAAAGCATCAGCCGCTCTGGATCAATACGCACTTCAACCATCCGCGCGAAATCACCACGTCATCCCGCTCCGCGCTGCAGATGCTGGCCGACGGAGGCTTCCCGCTCGGCAACCAGACTGTACTGCTCGCCGGCGTCAACGATTGTCCGCGCATTATCAAAACACTGGTTCATAAACTGGTGCAGAATCGGGTGCGGCCTTATTACATCTACCAGTGCGACCTTTCCGAAGGCCTCACTCATTTCCGCACCCCGGTCAGCAAAGGTATCGAAATCATCGAAAGCCTCATCGGCCACACCAGCGGCTTTTCCGTCCCGACCTATGTGGTCGACGCACCCGGCGGCGGCGGAAAAATTCCGGTCATGCCCAACTACCTCATTTCGTGGAGCACACACAAAGTGATTCTGCGCAACTACGAAGGCGTCATCACCAGCTATCAGGAACCCGATTCCTACGAACCGATTTTCTGCGACCGCAAATGTGACAACTGCCAGCTGACCCTCAAGCTCGACGATGCCGATGAATACCAGTCCATCGGCATCGAAAAACTGCTCAGCTATGATGACAAAGCCATCTCTCTGGTTCCATCCGGCAACGAACGGTATAACCGCCGCGACGAAGCCCCTGACTCCGTCCACGCATGA
- a CDS encoding mechanosensitive ion channel family protein produces MNLTHLYILLVGLITLFAAWPALRRLRILQDQRRESIKRHPEPGAVPARTRKKAVREQQIRRMESRISITRRTLIALFLLSGISISAIPYLAQLAPAVLPIIIAAVSVVIGVAAKPIIENITCGLVLCFGKLARIGDTVVIDDVYGTIEDFTLTHSVVKRWDSLRYVVPNSSMMTKEFVNYSLYDNNRWVYVEFWIDYQADMELVERLAKESPLGSQYYSDREPPRFWVAETGREGVKCMVVAWAVTPADGWMLSHDIRKALVFKLKQHDIITHTHHIHMDRPMEPITS; encoded by the coding sequence ATGAACCTGACACACCTCTACATTCTGCTCGTCGGGCTGATCACGCTCTTTGCAGCGTGGCCCGCCCTTCGGCGTCTGCGAATTCTTCAGGATCAGCGGCGGGAGTCCATTAAACGCCATCCCGAACCGGGCGCGGTCCCGGCACGCACCCGCAAAAAAGCAGTCCGGGAACAGCAAATCCGTCGGATGGAATCCCGCATCAGCATCACCCGCCGGACGCTGATCGCTCTGTTTCTGCTCTCGGGCATCTCAATCAGCGCCATCCCTTATCTGGCGCAGCTTGCGCCGGCCGTTCTGCCGATCATCATCGCCGCCGTTTCCGTCGTCATCGGAGTCGCCGCGAAGCCGATCATTGAAAACATCACCTGCGGGCTGGTGCTCTGTTTCGGCAAACTCGCCCGCATCGGCGACACCGTTGTTATCGACGACGTCTACGGCACCATCGAGGACTTCACCCTCACACACAGCGTTGTTAAACGCTGGGACTCCCTGCGCTACGTCGTCCCCAACAGTTCCATGATGACCAAGGAATTCGTCAACTATTCACTGTACGACAACAACCGCTGGGTCTATGTCGAATTCTGGATCGACTATCAGGCCGACATGGAACTGGTCGAACGCCTCGCCAAAGAATCCCCGCTCGGAAGCCAGTACTATTCAGATCGTGAACCGCCGCGATTCTGGGTGGCCGAAACCGGCCGCGAAGGCGTCAAATGCATGGTTGTGGCCTGGGCCGTGACCCCCGCCGACGGCTGGATGCTCAGTCACGACATCCGAAAAGCACTCGTGTTCAAACTCAAGCAGCACGACATTATCACACACACGCATCACATCCATATGGATCGGCCTATGGAACCCATCACATCATGA
- a CDS encoding sodium:solute symporter family protein yields MTWIDYIIFAFYMAAIIGIGFYFFKKNKDHEDYYVGGRDISPSHVGLSIAATDVGGGFSIGLGGLGYAIGLSGSWLLFTGLIGAWLSAVFIIPRVKKVDRAHGMLTYPDFLAHRYGRGVALLAALISGIGYLGFTGAQVLAGAKLMAGTVLPDAVFGIDPLKFALVVMGAVIVLYTVLGGIKAVIYTDTVQWIVLFSGLLFFALPAALWKIGGVAALCEALPAGHLSLMKVEPITFINWMITIIPIWLIGMTLYQRMFACRDERAAKKAWYLAGLFEYPAMAFIGVALGACGRALFSGIESEMAVPMLIKTVLPVGLTGIVVAAYFSAVMSTADSCLMAASGNFVNDLLEKMSSKPWKSRTHVLISQVATLVIGVAAIILALSFKTVLDGILHAYAFMVSGLTVPTLGAFFWKRSTSAGALAAMLAGGGLSLTILLIGTDPPLGLAPSFYGILLSAIVFISVSLFTSAKS; encoded by the coding sequence ATGACCTGGATTGATTACATCATTTTCGCGTTCTATATGGCCGCCATCATTGGAATCGGCTTCTACTTCTTCAAAAAGAACAAAGATCACGAAGACTACTACGTCGGCGGACGCGATATTTCGCCCTCGCACGTCGGACTCTCCATTGCCGCCACGGACGTCGGCGGCGGCTTTTCCATCGGACTCGGCGGACTCGGGTACGCCATTGGACTTTCCGGCAGCTGGCTGCTCTTCACCGGACTGATCGGCGCGTGGCTTTCGGCCGTCTTCATCATTCCGCGCGTCAAAAAAGTAGACCGGGCACACGGCATGCTCACCTACCCCGACTTCCTGGCCCATCGCTACGGCCGAGGCGTCGCCCTGCTCGCCGCGCTCATCTCCGGCATCGGTTACCTCGGCTTCACCGGCGCACAGGTGCTCGCCGGAGCCAAACTCATGGCAGGGACCGTCCTGCCGGATGCAGTCTTCGGCATTGATCCACTTAAGTTCGCCCTCGTCGTCATGGGTGCTGTGATTGTGCTCTACACCGTCCTCGGTGGAATCAAAGCGGTCATCTACACCGACACCGTCCAGTGGATTGTGCTCTTTAGCGGACTGCTCTTTTTCGCGCTGCCCGCCGCCCTCTGGAAAATCGGAGGCGTCGCCGCGCTGTGCGAGGCGCTGCCTGCCGGGCACCTCAGCCTGATGAAGGTCGAACCCATCACATTCATCAACTGGATGATCACGATCATTCCAATCTGGCTCATTGGCATGACCCTCTACCAGCGCATGTTCGCCTGCCGCGATGAACGCGCCGCAAAGAAAGCGTGGTACCTTGCCGGACTGTTTGAGTACCCGGCCATGGCCTTTATCGGAGTCGCGCTCGGAGCCTGCGGCCGCGCACTGTTCAGCGGCATCGAATCGGAAATGGCCGTGCCGATGCTCATCAAAACCGTCCTGCCGGTCGGACTGACCGGCATCGTTGTCGCGGCCTACTTTTCCGCCGTCATGTCCACCGCCGACAGCTGCCTCATGGCCGCCTCCGGAAACTTTGTGAACGATCTGCTCGAGAAGATGAGTTCCAAACCCTGGAAAAGCAGAACACACGTACTCATTTCACAGGTCGCCACGCTCGTCATCGGCGTTGCCGCCATCATCCTGGCTCTGTCTTTCAAGACCGTGCTCGACGGCATTCTGCACGCCTACGCCTTTATGGTTTCCGGCCTGACCGTTCCGACGCTCGGCGCCTTTTTCTGGAAACGCAGCACATCTGCAGGAGCACTGGCGGCCATGCTCGCCGGCGGCGGTCTCTCATTGACGATTCTGCTCATCGGCACCGACCCGCCTCTCGGCCTCGCGCCCAGCTTTTACGGAATCCTGCTTTCCGCAATTGTGTTCATCTCGGTTTCGCTGTTCACGTCCGCCAAGAGCTAA
- the msrB gene encoding peptide-methionine (R)-S-oxide reductase MsrB produces MSDQFPVHKTDAEWRKELTPEQYRILREAGTERPFTGEYTDLDKSGVYRCAACGAKLFTSESKFHSGCGWPAFDQAVSDGSVIERRDLSHGMIRTEVLCANCGSHLGHVFNDGPAATTGLRYCINSLALRFEQKKTED; encoded by the coding sequence ATGAGCGATCAATTTCCCGTTCACAAAACGGATGCTGAGTGGCGAAAAGAACTGACGCCGGAGCAGTATCGCATTCTGCGCGAAGCGGGGACAGAGCGTCCGTTTACCGGCGAGTACACGGATCTCGACAAGTCGGGCGTTTACCGCTGCGCCGCTTGCGGAGCCAAACTGTTCACGTCTGAATCCAAATTTCACTCCGGCTGCGGCTGGCCTGCATTTGATCAGGCGGTTTCAGACGGAAGTGTCATCGAACGGCGGGATCTCAGCCACGGCATGATCCGCACCGAAGTGCTTTGCGCCAATTGCGGCAGTCATCTCGGGCACGTGTTCAATGACGGTCCGGCCGCGACGACCGGCCTGCGCTACTGCATCAACTCCCTTGCGCTCAGGTTTGAGCAAAAGAAAACCGAAGACTAA
- a CDS encoding HAD family hydrolase gives MEKEQGWIFFDIDGTLLYARGAGRKAFRQAFEEALGWDQGVEHINFYGATDLDVFRRICAERGESSTPEMEKTFFERLGVRLDEHLAQTPPELFPNIARIVPELCRHWKLGVVTGNIEATAKAKLKYAGLLDYFEPDGFGCGCDHPDRVEIARLALERAGNPANAVLVGDTPRDVEAATANGMISIAVATGIFDVQTLEKAGADYVFEDLTDAERLMSILTDLG, from the coding sequence ATGGAAAAAGAACAGGGGTGGATTTTTTTTGATATTGACGGCACGCTGCTCTACGCGCGCGGCGCCGGGCGCAAAGCATTCCGTCAGGCGTTCGAAGAAGCGCTCGGTTGGGATCAGGGCGTAGAGCACATTAATTTTTACGGCGCGACCGATCTCGACGTTTTCCGCCGCATCTGTGCCGAGCGCGGCGAGAGCTCCACGCCGGAGATGGAAAAAACATTTTTTGAACGGCTCGGCGTTCGGCTGGACGAGCATTTGGCACAAACCCCGCCCGAACTTTTTCCAAATATCGCCCGAATAGTTCCAGAGCTTTGCAGGCATTGGAAGCTGGGCGTGGTGACCGGCAATATCGAGGCGACCGCGAAAGCCAAGTTGAAGTATGCCGGGCTGCTGGATTATTTTGAGCCGGACGGATTCGGCTGCGGGTGCGATCATCCCGATCGTGTTGAGATTGCGCGACTGGCGCTGGAGCGGGCGGGGAATCCTGCGAATGCTGTTCTGGTCGGCGACACGCCTCGCGACGTCGAGGCTGCCACGGCCAATGGAATGATTTCTATTGCCGTTGCCACCGGGATTTTTGATGTCCAGACCCTGGAAAAGGCGGGGGCAGATTACGTATTTGAAGATCTAACGGATGCGGAGCGGCTGATGTCTATCCTAACAGACTTGGGATGA
- the leuB gene encoding 3-isopropylmalate dehydrogenase, protein MSKTYKITLLPGDGIGPEVVAESVKLLDVIAEKSDFSFEYTEALAGGAAIDARNDPMPQETIDACKASDAVLLGAVGGPKWDDLTGAMRPESGLLKIRKELAVFANLRPVAVPPSLAESSPLRPAAVIGVDLLTVRELTGGIYFGQPVGNDGNEAFNTMRYSVEEIERVARVAFEWARKRRNKVTSVDKANVLEVSRLWRDTVKALHKKEFSDVELDHMYIDNATMQMVINPRQFDVILTGNIFGDILSDTSATLGGSLGLLPSASLGKGTGLFEPVHGSAPDIAGQGKANPIAMILSTAMMLDDLGEGKAATAVRQGLEAALGHNLRTADLCHEGYTPASTSEMGELIRTETLRHL, encoded by the coding sequence ATGTCTAAAACCTATAAAATTACACTTCTGCCCGGCGATGGAATCGGGCCGGAAGTGGTTGCTGAAAGTGTCAAACTGCTCGATGTCATTGCCGAGAAGTCTGACTTTTCGTTTGAGTACACCGAAGCCCTCGCCGGCGGCGCAGCCATTGACGCCAGGAACGATCCGATGCCGCAGGAAACCATTGACGCCTGCAAAGCGTCCGACGCCGTCCTGCTCGGAGCAGTCGGCGGACCGAAATGGGACGATCTCACCGGCGCCATGCGTCCGGAGTCCGGCCTGCTGAAAATCCGCAAGGAACTGGCCGTGTTTGCCAATCTGCGTCCGGTGGCCGTTCCGCCGTCGCTGGCAGAGTCCTCTCCGCTGCGCCCGGCCGCCGTCATCGGCGTCGACCTGCTGACCGTCCGCGAACTCACCGGCGGCATCTACTTCGGCCAGCCGGTCGGCAACGACGGCAACGAAGCCTTCAACACCATGCGCTACAGCGTCGAAGAAATCGAACGCGTGGCCCGCGTGGCGTTCGAATGGGCACGCAAACGCCGCAACAAAGTGACATCCGTTGATAAAGCCAACGTACTGGAAGTCTCCCGTCTCTGGCGTGATACAGTAAAGGCCCTGCACAAAAAGGAATTCTCGGATGTCGAGCTCGACCACATGTATATCGATAACGCAACCATGCAGATGGTGATTAATCCGCGTCAGTTCGACGTCATCCTGACCGGCAATATTTTCGGCGATATTCTTTCCGACACCTCCGCCACACTCGGCGGATCGCTCGGGCTGCTGCCTTCCGCCAGCCTCGGAAAAGGCACCGGACTGTTTGAGCCGGTTCACGGATCGGCTCCCGACATTGCAGGACAGGGCAAAGCCAATCCGATCGCGATGATTCTTTCCACCGCGATGATGCTCGACGATCTGGGCGAAGGAAAAGCCGCGACCGCTGTCCGACAGGGGCTCGAAGCCGCGCTCGGCCACAACCTTCGTACCGCCGATCTCTGCCACGAAGGATATACCCCGGCATCCACCTCAGAAATGGGAGAACTGATCCGCACCGAAACACTGCGGCATCTTTAA
- a CDS encoding type II secretion system protein GspG gives MSIKLKIGIGLLGAAIIVLLIVLCTPIQGTSKQYARRVLFPRATKADIVAINTSLDQYRIDTGAYPDQLLNLSQNSGAKNWNGPYIRENKLSDPWGQPFHYEIINNIPIVVSRGPDGELWSPDDIETALRQKLSEPIK, from the coding sequence ATGAGTATAAAACTAAAAATAGGAATTGGCCTCCTTGGTGCGGCGATAATCGTTCTGCTGATAGTTTTGTGCACACCTATACAGGGAACATCTAAGCAGTATGCTAGGCGTGTACTTTTCCCTCGCGCAACAAAAGCTGATATTGTGGCAATCAATACAAGCCTAGATCAGTACCGAATTGATACAGGCGCATACCCTGACCAGTTGTTGAACCTATCTCAAAACTCTGGCGCTAAAAATTGGAATGGGCCATATATACGTGAAAACAAACTGTCCGACCCGTGGGGACAACCGTTCCATTATGAAATAATCAATAACATACCAATTGTAGTATCGCGAGGACCTGATGGGGAACTATGGTCACCTGATGATATTGAAACAGCATTAAGACAAAAACTAAGCGAACCAATCAAGTGA
- a CDS encoding LysM peptidoglycan-binding domain-containing protein — protein MKTKNIAWVLLSILALAVVCGITLSALKKRKVNKEFERQVIQSFENDIELQRQLAMQSITNNTECSYYTHAVFPEETICDIANMYGVSQKEIMSINKITDGAHLKPGTVLMIPIKN, from the coding sequence ATGAAAACAAAAAATATAGCATGGGTTCTCCTGAGTATTCTGGCATTAGCGGTTGTATGTGGCATCACTCTTTCAGCCCTGAAAAAAAGAAAAGTCAACAAAGAGTTTGAGCGACAGGTGATTCAATCATTTGAGAATGACATCGAGCTTCAACGACAATTGGCCATGCAAAGCATCACGAATAACACTGAGTGTTCTTATTACACCCATGCCGTCTTCCCAGAAGAGACGATCTGCGATATTGCAAACATGTATGGTGTGTCACAAAAAGAAATCATGAGCATTAATAAGATCACCGATGGGGCGCATCTTAAACCAGGAACAGTTCTAATGATTCCAATTAAAAATTGA